A genomic stretch from Penaeus monodon isolate SGIC_2016 unplaced genomic scaffold, NSTDA_Pmon_1 PmonScaffold_16093, whole genome shotgun sequence includes:
- the LOC119569519 gene encoding leucine-rich repeat extensin-like protein 3, with translation MRDLSRSSSGRKTSTIRRPRGDDTVSIDRAKAAMQDSKVRFATATRKGVLGVTNVRRASALREGKRKETKPYRAVAQKGAQETVQAHHNAWKPLINQVRQEIKHKQSEPSIHLALPNASPGRFSYLFRPSLNKHSPSNRSLSLHRPRQRSPYLHKLTHRAPAPVTGKPQLAESQTPGAPVSSSPKPTSAPPPRPPPPVNQENPQRYPSEPPDAPPPTPDLTKPLWNLH, from the exons atgaGGGACCTTTCCCGGTCATCAAGCGGACGTAAAACCAGCACCATCCGGCGACCACGAGGAGACgacaccgtcagcatcgaccGTGCGAAGGCTGCAATGCAGGAttcgaaggttcgtttcgcgaccgctacacGGAAGGGAGTGCTGggggtgaccaacgtgcgacgagcttccgcgctcA gagaaggaaaaagaaaagaaactaagcCATACAGGGCCGTGGCCCAAAAGGGGGCACAGGAAACTGTGCAGGCCCACCACAATGCCTGGAAACCACTCAttaaccaggtccgccaggagaTTAAACACAAACAGTCTGAACCCTCCATCCACCTGGCCCTCCCTAACGCCTCTCCGGGGAGATTCTCATA TCTgttcaggcccagcctgaacaaaCACAGCCCAAGCAACCGAAGCCTCAGCCTAcacaggcccaggcagcggagcccCTACCTGCACAAGCTCACCCACCGAGCCCCTGCCCCAGTCACGGGAAAACCTCAGCTTGCTGAGAGCCAGACCCCGGGAGCCCCAGTCAGTTCCTCTCCTAAACCAACCTCGGCAccccctcctcggcctcctcctcccGTCAATCA GGAAAATCCCCAGCGATATCCCTCTGAGccccctgatgccccacctcctacaccagaCCTTACTAAACCCCTctggaaccttcactga